Genomic DNA from Solanum pennellii chromosome 3, SPENNV200:
TAATTAAAGTTGAAACAGTCTCGTCATCGCAATACAATCCcgatatttttcatttcatgtGTAATACTAGTAGAGATAACTCCTATTTGCACAATTAAAGAGAAAGTACCAAGACAAGGCTCCCttttttttagaagaaagaaagaaaacaaaaaacagCAAGCAAACCCTTCAACATTTTCACATTTTCACTTTTCAAAGACTCAAGCttgaaatctttataaaaaaaaataaatacaaaacaacaatggaataatccatcaagAATCCACAAAATGAGTATGGCATCAAAGCCATTTtgcatattctctcttttcttagtTATATTTACCATTTTTAAGCTAACCCCACAAGCTAAATCTGATTCTGATTATACTAAGTTGATTTACAAGGGTTGTGCAAAGCAAGATTTATCAGATCCATCTGGGGTTTACTCACAAGCTCTGTCTTCCCTTTTTGGCACTCTTGTTTCACAGTCCTCAAAGTCTAAGTTCTATAAGACTAGTACTGGTAGTGGGCAATCTACAATTTCTGGTCTTTTTCAGTGTAGAGGTGACCTTTCTAATGTTGATTGTTATAAATGTGTTAGTGGTTTGCCAATACTCATAGATAAGTTATGTGGAAGTAAGCCTGTTGCTGCAAGAATCCAGCTTTATGGCTGTTACATGCTATATGAGGTTGCTGGTTTCCCTCAAATCTCTGGAATGGAGATGCTGTTCAAGACTTGTAGTGGGAAAAATGCTCCAGGTAGCTTAGGAGGATTCAAGATTTAAACTTTACTAGttctatttcaaatattttgaatttttagtgTTTCTTGCATATATAGTTACACTCTGTGTTGATAGGTTCACTCTTTAGAACTGGTAGTGGGAAGTCCACAGTATCTGGTCTTTTTCAGTGTAGAGGTGACCTGTGCTTTAAATGTGAGTGGCTTGCCAATACTCATTGATAAGCTGTGTGGTAGCAAGCCCTGTTGCTTCAAGAATCCAGCTTTTTGGCTGTTACATGCTCATCTCTGTAATGGAGATGCAGTATAAGACTTGTACTGATGAAAATGCTCCTGGTAGCATAGGCGGATTCAAGATTTAAActttactagttcaattttaacttttttgatGTTGTTCGAATTTTTAGTGTTTCTTTGCATATATAGTTGTACTCTGTGTCAAAGACGGATTCAGAATTTGGAGTTTATAGATCCGCTCTTCAGTACTGGTAGTGGGCAGTCCATAATTCATGGTCTTTTCAGTGTGGAGGTGACCACTCTAATGTTGACTGCTCTAAATGTGTTAGTGGTTTGCCAATAATCATTGATAAGCTATATGGTAGCAATCCTATTGTTGCAAGAATCCAGCTTTATGGCTTTTACATGCTCTATGAGGTTGCTGGTTTCCCTCAAATCTCTGGAATGGAGATGCTGTACAAGACTTATTGTGGGTAAAATGCTTCAGGCAGCATAGACAGATTCAAGAATTAAATTTTACGTGTTCAAATTATTAGGTTTTAACCGCTGAACCGGTTGTGCATTTCAAATATGGGTTACAAATTTAGTATTTCTTGAATTTCTAGTGATTTTGTTACGTATAtttatctcaaaaattctgGTTTTGGTCTTACATGTTACTTATAGCTACATACATCAACCACAGCTAGGTAGCTatatatttaagttttatagGTTCAATTTTTAGTATATACCACCATAGCcattacatttttcaaaattacaagTTCAAGACTTGGTATTTCTTTCATATGTATATTTAGAATACGTGTCGAAAATATTGTCAGGTAGTGGGTTTGAGGAAAGAAGGGATACTGCTTTTTCCACATTGGAAAATGGCATGGCTAGTAGCAATGGCTTCTACACAACAAGCTATCAGTCTGTTTATACCATGGGGCAATGTGAAGGGGATGTTGGCTCCGCTGATTGTGCTGATTGTGTGAAAAATGCTGTCCAAAAAGCTCAGGTGGAATGTGGAAGCTCCGTCTCTGGCCAAATCTTCCTGCACAAATGTTTTATTGGTTATAGTAATTCTCCAAATGGGGTCCCTAGAACATCACCGTCGTCTTCAGATTGGTCCCCTTCTTCATCTTCAGGTATTACATATACTGATATAGATCCTCTTGTCTAGCTTTATATGCTCTAGCTCTTCAAAAATGCTGCAGGGTGTGTGTCATATCCTCCAAAAGTAGTCCATTTTTGGAGGATCTAACACGGGCATGATaacatttttgggaagtctatATTTCCTAATTGGTTTGGCTGAAGTTGCCATTCTACTAAATtggtaattgcttatgcttttTCCAGTGTCAAAACGAAGTCAAGCTAGTAAACTTCTGTATTCTTGGACTTATGATAAAAGGTCTGAAACACTAGTGCTATTAAGTTGATTATATCAAACCCCTCTTTAGCTTTAATCCCATTGACGATTTCTGACTAGTTTTCGTGAATTGGAAGAGCAAGAAGTGGAGTCAGAGtaaaactttcttttctttacggAGGGACTGTCTATTTTACTCGATCGTTTACAACCCAAACTTCAGTTACTTCAATGTGCCTTTTTTCTTTCCTTAGATAAATCAAAACTTTGTCCTCCTTAGATTTGCCAGCCATTCTTCTTATTTGTTGCCTACAATTATATTGTAAAGAGAGCTGCATTTAATAATTGTCGTAGGGTCAGGGCAAAATGTGGGGAAGACAGTGGCTATAATACTAGGAGGGGTAGCTGGAGTGGGGTTTATACTCATATGCGTGCTGTTTGCAAGGAATCTAATGAAGAAACATGACGGTACGCCTAATTTGACTAATGTActatattattttcaatagTTTGAAACATTGTCTCTTGCTTATGCTGTTATATCAATGCATTATTTGCTGCAGATTATTGAAGGGGTCAGACTTGTTTGCTATGACCGGCAACGCTTTCCTGAGGTGGATTCTTTTTTTCGATTCTCTTCTTGAAAGGAAAATAGAAATCAAAGGATTTTGTGTCTGTAATTCTTGGTTTTTCTTAGTTAAACAGGGATGAAAACTGTTTGGAAAAGAGTAATTTTTGGGCTATGAAATTGAGATGTATGGTGATAAGTTCTTGGAAATAAAAAGTGAACTTAAATTGTTAGTTAATTATTAACAAGATGAGAAAGAGTCCTATTGAGCCaagggtctatcggaaacaacccCTCTGTCCCACCAAAGGTAGAGGTGTAATGTCTGCATACATCATATCTTCGCCCGACACCATTTGTGGGATATAGTTATTAGAAAGAGTCCTTTTGGTTTATAACTTTTTCTCCAATTGCCATGTGCATATTGTCTCTTTGTCCAGTTGACTTGAAAATGCTTctacattttcttcaaaaatttcttACTTTACAGAAAgttctttgttttctcttcaTTTGTTTGGCTGTATATGTTTGTCTTAACTTCCATCGTTCATTTTGTATCGAAATTTTTTATGCTAGTCCAGTCAAACTCCAATACTGACAGTAACTCATCAGAAACTCCCAAGACTAACAGCAAGGTGTATCATATTCAACAGTGCATTGCATATGTTTTATCCCCTCAACTCGGAAAAGGTGAAAAAGAACTGAGGACACGACGATGGCAAGGAAGTCTTCGATGGTTCATTTTGTGATAAAGAAGGGAGAAGAGAGTCTTGTATGCCTAAGATTGTCGGAGTTGGCCTCACTTTCGTGAGTAAGAACTGATTCTTAGTTTTTTACTGCATCGTCAACTGGCGTATATTCATCCTAGCTTGCTTTGTATTATTCCCTGGAACATCATATTTTGCTAACTTGCACAAGGTTTATGATTCATAATGAGCATTTGGCCTGTGGAAAGTTTTTGAGTAAATATGAGCTTAGCTTACATATTTGCATCAGTTAACTGTAATTTATGGCTTGAGTTAATTGATTGACATGTCTCGAGCGTGTCCAGATGGAGAACTCGGATACATGTACAGAACGTAGAAGTATCCGAGGACTTCtaaacttcatttcatttacaatATTTGACATTGATTGTCAAGTCCTATTTACAGCCATTCTCGGTGTAGTGCAGGATCTAATCGTTGGTTATTAAGACTTACTTCCGTTCTTTGTTTTCTACGTTGAGTGCTGCTGTTGAAGCACAACGCCTAGTTTGATACA
This window encodes:
- the LOC107015381 gene encoding cysteine-rich repeat secretory protein 3-like, with translation MSMASKPFCIFSLFLVIFTIFKLTPQAKSDSDYTKLIYKGCAKQDLSDPSGVYSQALSSLFGTLVSQSSKSKFYKTSTGSGQSTISGLFQCRGDLSNVDCYKCVSGLPILIDKLCGSKPVAARIQLYGCYMLYEVAGFPQISGMEMLFKTCSGKNAPGSGFEERRDTAFSTLENGMASSNGFYTTSYQSVYTMGQCEGDVGSADCADCVKNAVQKAQVECGSSVSGQIFLHKCFIGYSNSPNGVPRTSPSSSDWSPSSSSGSGQNVGKTVAIILGGVAGVGFILICVLFARNLMKKHDDY